A genomic stretch from Spirochaeta cellobiosiphila DSM 17781 includes:
- a CDS encoding SH3 domain-containing protein has product MNPKIIYLISLMLFSNILSAQELNYIVTESNTIDGKKLPKGAEVIHYIDTDFVGGNLNDYNFTTEIEVHPINLEESLYISCDYLELKKKPLHLPQPFNNSIWVMSYYFDILQYKSNERIKSYIFNQDKSWNTWEKTLHRNEPGPYREWYEDFQTLYILLKPNLIVTSRSPYHDFTRLLVDSIAIKANNIKFSIISNAYDDNTLIQSGYEQIISHSSPYNLIFVQDGDYLDMYIDSVRSSNHIFTYVRGTKEMAKEIEHFVRREPYDSSKILWPRHANGTSDYDDETILDHKTGNAYLTLHNTTIRTEPDSNSDIVSDIKKDDVVTILEKANSVTINDIQSNWLKVKTDNNQTGWVFGGDISLNDTTSREEQEQYEAEHAELLEAAQQYQENQERLKTEQAIKEAEEQKKLEEQRQILLEEVEKNANLVKRPLDDFIYYGTIFLFFLFIFLILIGITYLIVRLVKSKRNKK; this is encoded by the coding sequence ATGAATCCAAAAATTATTTATTTGATATCACTTATGCTATTTTCTAATATTTTATCTGCACAAGAATTAAATTATATTGTCACAGAATCAAATACAATAGATGGTAAAAAATTACCAAAAGGTGCTGAAGTAATACATTATATTGACACTGATTTTGTAGGTGGAAATCTAAATGATTATAATTTTACTACTGAGATTGAAGTACATCCAATAAATTTAGAAGAGAGTTTGTACATCAGTTGTGATTATTTAGAACTCAAGAAAAAGCCTCTTCATTTACCACAACCATTCAATAATTCTATTTGGGTAATGTCCTATTACTTTGATATTCTCCAATATAAGTCCAATGAAAGGATAAAGTCTTACATCTTCAATCAAGACAAATCTTGGAACACATGGGAAAAAACACTTCATAGAAACGAACCAGGCCCATATAGAGAATGGTATGAAGATTTTCAAACACTATATATTTTATTAAAACCTAATTTAATAGTGACATCAAGAAGTCCTTATCACGACTTTACTAGGTTATTAGTTGATTCAATAGCTATCAAAGCCAATAATATTAAGTTTTCCATAATATCAAATGCTTATGATGATAATACATTAATTCAGTCTGGATATGAACAGATTATAAGTCATTCATCCCCTTATAACCTAATCTTCGTACAAGACGGCGACTACCTAGATATGTACATAGACTCAGTAAGATCTTCAAACCATATCTTCACCTATGTCAGGGGAACCAAAGAAATGGCAAAGGAAATAGAACACTTCGTCAGAAGAGAACCCTATGATTCCAGTAAAATCCTATGGCCTCGCCACGCTAATGGAACCAGTGATTATGACGATGAGACAATCCTTGACCACAAGACAGGAAATGCCTACTTAACATTACATAACACAACAATACGAACAGAGCCAGACTCTAACTCAGACATAGTTAGTGACATCAAAAAGGACGATGTTGTCACAATACTTGAAAAGGCTAACAGCGTAACAATAAACGATATCCAATCAAATTGGCTCAAAGTCAAAACAGATAATAATCAAACAGGCTGGGTATTCGGAGGAGACATATCCTTAAATGATACCACCTCACGTGAAGAACAGGAACAATATGAAGCAGAACATGCTGAACTCCTCGAAGCAGCCCAGCAGTATCAGGAAAACCAGGAAAGGCTAAAAACAGAACAAGCGATAAAAGAAGCAGAAGAACAAAAGAAATTAGAAGAACAGCGTCAGATATTATTAGAGGAAGTCGAAAAAAATGCTAATCTTGTTAAAAGACCTTTAGATGATTTCATTTATTATGGAACCATATTCTTATTCTTTTTATTTATTTTCTTAATACTGATAGGAATTACATACCTAATAGTGAGATTAGTAAAATCAAAGAGGAATAAAAAATAG